The following are from one region of the Amedibacterium intestinale genome:
- the hemC gene encoding hydroxymethylbilane synthase codes for MKYVIGTRGSKLALAQTNWVKQKLEKAYPLDTFEIAVIKTKGDRIQDIALDKMKDKGLFVKEIEQQLLDKRIDFAIHSLKDMPSEIPEGLCFCHAWECEDARDALILREATSFEKLKKNACIGTGSKRRAFQLQKLRPDIQCVGIRGNVDTRLQKMEIEQLDGIIMAAAGFSRLGLQDRISYIFSPEEMVPACGQGILAIECRKKDSALISKINALSDKKAMLRWEMERGFLKAMEGSCHVPIGAYLEDKNDHISFHCVYGNEDGTNLKQLHLEGSHQEKQGLLKQAVHNMKEHGKVYLVGGGPGRSDLLTLKGKALLEKADCILYDRLLENDMLLFAKEDCELIYVGKQAGNHAMKQEEINELLVKKAHQYACVVRLKGGDPYVFGRGGEEALYLKKQGIAFEVVPGVSSALAGLAYAGIPITHRGVAGGFHVVSAHDKKDALADIDFLSIAKSKDTCVFMMGLSKLNEIVDRLLACGKDAFTPIAVISHATWTSQKTVYGTLKDIKEKLIMTPLDSPALIVVGNVVSLHEELSFVEKQMLYGCRILYPRPHTTSSMTYKLKEKGAAVTELSTGQIHYFTKRLSALDYKNYNVLVCTSKHSAWALFQSLKENKQDIRALGNMKIYCVGSATAKIFEEHLIQVEVPEVFCADALSLFLKQKLKKEDSVLFLSGNMYSEHLYSVLLQGSALHHVIVYENEVCSVDEDICIKDYDMLVFTCSSAVKACAKLLKQEEVPVIISIGEATTKTLKEAGITNIYTAPYSTFDGCIEKIEEVWRKQKDVL; via the coding sequence ATGAAATATGTGATAGGTACAAGAGGATCAAAACTGGCTCTTGCACAGACGAACTGGGTAAAACAAAAATTGGAAAAAGCATATCCTTTGGATACTTTTGAAATTGCGGTTATTAAAACAAAAGGAGATCGTATACAAGATATCGCTTTAGATAAGATGAAGGATAAGGGCTTGTTTGTAAAAGAGATTGAACAGCAGCTTTTGGATAAACGTATTGATTTTGCGATACATAGCTTAAAAGATATGCCCAGTGAAATTCCTGAGGGGCTTTGTTTTTGTCATGCGTGGGAATGTGAAGATGCAAGAGATGCACTGATTTTAAGAGAAGCGACTTCTTTTGAAAAGTTAAAAAAGAATGCATGTATAGGAACGGGAAGCAAGCGAAGAGCTTTTCAGTTACAAAAGCTTCGTCCAGATATCCAGTGTGTGGGAATTCGTGGAAATGTGGATACAAGACTACAGAAAATGGAAATAGAACAGCTGGATGGGATTATCATGGCAGCTGCTGGATTCTCACGTTTAGGATTACAGGATCGTATTTCTTATATCTTTTCACCAGAAGAAATGGTGCCAGCATGTGGACAGGGAATTTTAGCAATTGAATGTCGAAAAAAGGATTCTGCACTTATTTCAAAAATCAATGCGTTAAGTGATAAAAAGGCAATGCTTCGATGGGAAATGGAAAGAGGTTTTTTAAAGGCCATGGAAGGAAGCTGTCATGTACCGATTGGTGCTTATCTTGAAGATAAAAACGATCATATTTCTTTTCATTGCGTATATGGCAATGAGGATGGAACCAATCTTAAGCAACTGCATTTAGAAGGCTCTCATCAAGAAAAACAGGGATTGTTAAAACAGGCTGTACATAATATGAAAGAACATGGAAAGGTGTACCTGGTTGGAGGGGGACCAGGAAGAAGTGATCTTTTGACGTTAAAGGGAAAAGCATTGCTGGAAAAAGCAGATTGTATCCTTTATGATCGCTTATTGGAAAATGATATGCTTTTGTTTGCGAAAGAGGATTGTGAGCTTATCTATGTTGGAAAACAAGCTGGAAATCATGCGATGAAACAAGAGGAAATCAATGAACTTTTGGTGAAAAAAGCGCATCAGTATGCCTGTGTCGTACGGTTAAAAGGAGGAGATCCTTATGTATTTGGAAGAGGTGGGGAAGAAGCTCTTTATCTTAAAAAACAGGGGATAGCATTTGAAGTAGTTCCTGGTGTATCCTCTGCTCTTGCCGGTCTTGCTTATGCAGGAATTCCGATTACGCACAGAGGAGTTGCCGGTGGTTTTCATGTGGTAAGTGCACACGATAAAAAAGATGCATTGGCAGATATCGATTTTTTATCGATTGCCAAAAGTAAGGATACCTGTGTATTTATGATGGGGTTAAGTAAACTAAATGAAATTGTAGATCGTCTGCTTGCTTGTGGGAAAGATGCTTTTACACCAATTGCGGTTATTTCCCATGCGACATGGACATCACAGAAAACAGTATATGGAACATTAAAAGATATTAAAGAAAAACTGATCATGACTCCTTTGGACTCTCCTGCTTTGATTGTGGTGGGAAATGTTGTTTCGTTACATGAAGAATTATCCTTTGTAGAGAAACAAATGCTTTATGGATGTCGCATTTTATATCCAAGACCACATACAACATCCTCTATGACATATAAACTAAAAGAAAAAGGAGCAGCTGTAACAGAATTATCAACAGGACAAATTCATTACTTTACGAAACGTTTGTCTGCACTGGATTATAAAAACTATAATGTTTTGGTTTGTACAAGTAAACATAGTGCATGGGCACTGTTTCAAAGCTTGAAAGAAAACAAGCAGGATATACGTGCTTTAGGAAATATGAAAATTTACTGTGTGGGAAGTGCTACTGCGAAAATATTTGAGGAGCATTTGATACAGGTGGAAGTACCAGAAGTATTTTGTGCTGATGCACTTTCGCTGTTTTTGAAACAAAAGCTTAAGAAAGAAGATTCCGTTTTATTTTTAAGTGGAAATATGTATAGTGAACATTTATATAGTGTATTGCTTCAAGGCAGTGCTTTGCATCATGTTATCGTATATGAAAATGAAGTATGCAGTGTAGATGAAGATATCTGTATAAAGGACTATGATATGCTGGTGTTTACTTGTTCTTCTGCGGTAAAGGCATGTGCTAAATTATTAAAACAGGAAGAAGTGCCTGTGATTATCTCGATTGGAGAAGCAACTACAAAAACTTTGAAAGAGGCAGGGATAACAAATATTTATACAGCACCTTACTCTACTTTTGATGGCTGTATAGAAAAAATTGAAGAAGTATGGAGGAAACAAAAAGATGTTTTATAG